In Streptomyces rapamycinicus NRRL 5491, the genomic stretch AGGTGAAGCCCGGCGCCGACACACTCCGGCTCGCCAACGCGGGCACCACCTTTCGCGACCAGGACATCACGGGCGAGGTCATGGCCCCCGACGGCGACGGCACACCGCCCGTGCCGCCGGGCATCGACCGCATCCCGGCCGCCGGTGAGATGTGGGTTTCCCCGGCGCTGAAGAAGCTGCTCGAATCCGACGAGGGCAAGCTGCTCCGGGACCGTTTCCCGTACCGCACCATCGGGGTGATCGGCGACAGCGGCCTGTCCGGCCCGTCCGATCTCGCCTACTACGCGGGGATCTCCCAGAAGGCGTTCGGCCACGTCAACTCCAGCTATCACATCGACCACTGGGGCCTGACGAAGCAGAAGGACGCGGACGAGCCCCTGGACCCCGCGCTGCTGCTGCTGATCATCGTGGGCTGTGTGGTGCTGCTGCTGCCGGTGCTCATCTTCATCGCCACCGCGGCCCGCTTCGGCGGTGAACGGCGCGACCGGCGGCTGGCCGCGCTGCGGCTGGTCGGCGCGGACACCCATATGACCCGGCGGATCGCCGCCGGTGAGTCGCTCTTCGGCTCCCTCTTCGGGCTCGCCGTCGGCGCCGGACTGTTCCTGCTGGCGCGGGAGATCATCGGCAGCATCGAGGTCTGGGACATCAGCTTCTTCACCTCCGACATCGTGCCGAGCGCCCCGCTCGCCCTGGTGATCGCGGCGGCCGTGCCCGCTTCGGCCGTCATGGTCACGCTGATCGCCCTGCGCGGTATCGCCATCGAGCCGCTGGGCGTGGTCCGCAACGCCAAGCCCAAGCGCCGGCGTCTGTGGTGGCGACTGCTGCTGCCGCTGCTGGGCCTGGCCCTGCTGCTGCCGCTCGCGGGCGGCTTCGGGGCCGGCAGCGGCGGCGGTGGCGACATGAAGGCGTACCAGGCCGCGGCCGGTGCCGTCCTGCTGCTCATCGGCATCACCGCGCTGCTGCCCTGGGTCGTCGAGGCCGTGGTGGAACGGTTCGGCGGCAGGGGCTCGGTGCCCTGGCAGCTCGCCACCCGCCGGCTCCAGCTCAGCAGCGGCACCGCCTCGCGCGCGGTCAGCGGCATCACGGTCGCCGTCGCCGGGGCCATCGCGCTCCAGATGCTCTTCGCCAGCGTGGGGGCCCAGGACCGCGAGGACACCGGCCAGGACCCGAACCGCGCCCAGCTGATAGCGAACGTCCCGGTGAGCGACGGCGACCAGGCCCGCGACGCCTTCGCGCGGTACCGCGCGACCAAGGGCGTGCGCGATCTGCTCGGTGTCACCGAGGACTACGTCTCCGATGTGCGCCACAGCAAGGACGACCCGACGTCGGTTCCGGAAGAGGCCATCACCGTCGCCGATTGCCCCACGCTCCGCGAGGTGGTCCGCATCACCAGCTGCAAGAACGGCGATGTCTTCCTCATCGATTCGCAGGACTACTACGGGGAAGGGAAGGGCTTCGTCAAACCAGGCGCCAAGGTCAACCTCGCCTACCGCGACGACGGTACGCCTGACCTGCGCAAGAAGAAGCTGTGGACGATCCCCGGCTCGGCCACGAAGGTGAAGCCCCGGCAGGACCCGGTCGGAGGCGAACGCACCGGCATCTTCGCCACCCCCGGCGCCTTCGACGTCGCCGATCTGCCGGGCCCCGAGGCGGCGGCCATGATCCGGCTGGACCCGAAGGTCCCGGACGGCGTCGAGTACGTGCGCAACACCAGCATGGCGCTCTCCCCGGCGATGGATGTCATGCAGCTCTCCAGCACCTCGCAGTCGGATGAGTTCCAGGTCATCCGCAAGGCCCTGTTCATCGGCGCCAC encodes the following:
- a CDS encoding ABC transporter permease, whose protein sequence is MSGQDAPKGPMSGQDAPAEEPRSRVSVARWAADLAMGGRFAVTGGRESWARTIMTAVGVGLGVALLLLASSVPNMYQQRNERGDARSSFTPSGEVKPGADTLRLANAGTTFRDQDITGEVMAPDGDGTPPVPPGIDRIPAAGEMWVSPALKKLLESDEGKLLRDRFPYRTIGVIGDSGLSGPSDLAYYAGISQKAFGHVNSSYHIDHWGLTKQKDADEPLDPALLLLIIVGCVVLLLPVLIFIATAARFGGERRDRRLAALRLVGADTHMTRRIAAGESLFGSLFGLAVGAGLFLLAREIIGSIEVWDISFFTSDIVPSAPLALVIAAAVPASAVMVTLIALRGIAIEPLGVVRNAKPKRRRLWWRLLLPLLGLALLLPLAGGFGAGSGGGGDMKAYQAAAGAVLLLIGITALLPWVVEAVVERFGGRGSVPWQLATRRLQLSSGTASRAVSGITVAVAGAIALQMLFASVGAQDREDTGQDPNRAQLIANVPVSDGDQARDAFARYRATKGVRDLLGVTEDYVSDVRHSKDDPTSVPEEAITVADCPTLREVVRITSCKNGDVFLIDSQDYYGEGKGFVKPGAKVNLAYRDDGTPDLRKKKLWTIPGSATKVKPRQDPVGGERTGIFATPGAFDVADLPGPEAAAMIRLDPKVPDGVEYVRNTSMALSPAMDVMQLSSTSQSDEFQVIRKALFIGATATLLLIGASMIVTTLEQLRERKRLLSVLVAFGTRRTTLSWSVLWQTAVPVVLGLALSIAGGLALGVMLLKMVGQPLAVDWSGLGTMTGIGGGVILLVTLVSLPPLWRMMRPEGLRTE